A single Vibrio sp. YMD68 DNA region contains:
- a CDS encoding conjugal transfer protein TraH, with translation MKKVFRVSLIACAIGFSSMSQASLQQEMNQLFGSMTNSTAPGVFESQRRGVISGGSVVVRNRIMNENLVSMVPPSFQAGCGGIDMFAGSLSFVNADQFVQLLRSVAANAKGYAFQLALSAMCEKCSQHMETLQKKIQQLNEYFGNSCQMAQGVVNDTLAAFGKKGQTEASMLSSLKGAGDVFTSWSESNGKNPYENASSVAASDVNRTIKGNLVWRALKRHSASSWFASGDDRFLEAVMSVTGSIIVGDLANAADGQGKAPKLTRLNGNKVTIEHLIHGGNVAMYRCDTVTQDGCLNPTITNVTLTGLSTQVENLLLGTGSSNGIIFKFARNTGAASTTEKAFMTSAPASIGGMIRTLSALNEGAARSFASRAAPFIAVEMARALVEDMLNAARSTSGVEDHAYAKLLTEDLERARRQINEEYAALQRRYGSEQELLAHFNQVIQTIRKQRYYTVKSTALGE, from the coding sequence ATGAAAAAAGTATTCCGAGTATCGCTAATCGCCTGTGCGATTGGTTTTTCGTCTATGAGCCAAGCAAGCTTGCAACAGGAGATGAACCAGTTATTTGGTTCAATGACCAACAGCACTGCGCCTGGTGTATTCGAGAGTCAGCGGCGTGGCGTTATATCTGGCGGAAGTGTTGTTGTCCGTAACAGAATCATGAACGAAAACCTCGTCTCTATGGTGCCTCCGTCATTCCAAGCTGGTTGTGGCGGCATTGATATGTTCGCAGGAAGTTTGTCATTTGTTAATGCTGATCAGTTCGTTCAATTGCTTCGCTCTGTAGCGGCAAATGCCAAAGGGTACGCATTCCAATTGGCGCTCAGTGCTATGTGTGAGAAATGCTCTCAGCACATGGAGACACTGCAAAAGAAAATCCAGCAGTTGAACGAGTATTTCGGCAATTCCTGTCAAATGGCTCAGGGAGTCGTGAACGATACCCTGGCTGCTTTTGGTAAAAAGGGGCAAACAGAAGCCAGCATGTTGAGCTCACTTAAAGGGGCTGGAGACGTTTTTACCAGTTGGAGTGAGTCCAATGGTAAGAACCCATATGAGAACGCTTCGAGTGTCGCGGCATCAGATGTAAACAGAACGATTAAAGGTAATTTGGTTTGGCGAGCACTGAAACGTCATTCGGCATCAAGCTGGTTTGCATCGGGGGATGACCGTTTTCTTGAAGCGGTTATGTCGGTGACTGGTTCGATTATCGTTGGTGATTTAGCGAATGCCGCTGATGGCCAAGGTAAAGCCCCAAAACTGACCAGACTGAATGGCAATAAAGTGACTATTGAGCATTTAATTCATGGCGGTAACGTCGCTATGTACCGATGTGACACAGTGACGCAAGACGGTTGTTTGAACCCGACAATCACTAACGTGACCCTTACCGGGTTATCAACTCAGGTAGAAAATTTACTTCTTGGTACAGGTTCTAGTAACGGCATTATTTTTAAATTTGCTCGAAATACAGGGGCTGCTAGCACCACCGAAAAGGCTTTTATGACCTCGGCTCCCGCGAGCATTGGCGGCATGATTCGAACACTTTCTGCATTAAATGAAGGGGCCGCTAGGTCTTTTGCTTCACGAGCAGCACCATTTATTGCTGTTGAGATGGCCCGGGCATTGGTTGAAGACATGCTCAACGCAGCTAGAAGCACATCTGGTGTGGAAGATCATGCCTATGCGAAGTTGTTAACCGAAGACCTTGAACGTGCACGTCGCCAAATCAATGAGGAGTACGCTGCGTTGCAGCGAAGATACGGCTCAGAGCAAGAATTGCTGGCGCATTTTAACCAGGTGATTCAGACCATTCGCAAACAGCGTTATTACACCGTTAAATCTACGGCGCTGGGGGAATAG
- a CDS encoding thioredoxin family protein translates to MRTPLLPWFILWVTIPIIIFFLFILPAYASDEPFYQRGQEGWFWYQVIPEPAEAEELIKPESGAAESSQSGLKPFSAAWFREHMQSFMDKAIDEPTNENVRAYLYLQRVMMDKGSQFADVSQQVVMGDPVLDEISRRPLATYAANRMDREAGAQRDIALGEVAKRAGLFFFYRSDCPYCHAQAPIIESMALNYGFEVFAIAVDGLPLPGGEFHNYKVDSGQAQSLSVTTVPAVFLVDPPNVITPIGQGAMSLDELNNRIILAAHQAGWIDDQTYYATRPVQPGVSLAMSAQELNEKILQDPEFLVRYLRAQGGL, encoded by the coding sequence ATGAGAACGCCTTTGTTACCTTGGTTTATCCTATGGGTGACCATCCCAATCATTATTTTCTTTCTATTCATCTTACCCGCCTATGCCAGTGACGAGCCATTCTATCAGCGTGGTCAGGAAGGCTGGTTTTGGTATCAGGTCATTCCTGAGCCAGCGGAGGCTGAAGAGCTTATTAAGCCGGAATCTGGTGCGGCAGAGTCGAGTCAGAGCGGGCTAAAGCCTTTCAGTGCTGCCTGGTTTCGTGAGCACATGCAGTCGTTCATGGACAAGGCAATTGATGAGCCGACGAATGAGAACGTCAGAGCCTATCTATATCTCCAGCGCGTCATGATGGATAAGGGCTCACAGTTTGCTGATGTTAGTCAGCAGGTAGTCATGGGCGATCCAGTTTTGGATGAAATCAGTCGCAGACCCTTGGCTACCTATGCTGCCAATCGGATGGATCGAGAAGCTGGCGCTCAACGAGATATTGCTTTAGGTGAAGTAGCAAAACGGGCTGGCTTATTCTTCTTCTATCGTTCTGATTGCCCTTACTGCCATGCTCAAGCGCCTATCATCGAATCAATGGCTTTGAACTATGGTTTCGAGGTGTTTGCTATTGCAGTCGATGGCTTGCCTTTACCGGGTGGAGAGTTTCATAATTACAAAGTCGATTCAGGACAAGCTCAATCCTTGTCCGTTACGACTGTCCCTGCCGTGTTCTTAGTTGATCCGCCTAATGTCATCACTCCGATTGGCCAAGGCGCAATGAGCCTTGATGAGCTCAATAATCGAATCATTCTTGCAGCCCATCAAGCCGGTTGGATTGACGATCAAACTTACTATGCCACCAGACCTGTTCAACCCGGCGTGTCACTCGCGATGTCAGCCCAAGAGCTTAACGAAAAGATATTACAGGACCCTGAGTTCCTTGTTCGCTATCTGCGTGCACAAGGAGGGTTATAA
- a CDS encoding conjugal transfer protein TraG N-terminal domain-containing protein, with product MWEIYSIGDSAFLEQVLNAVAMITGTGDFTSMVRIGLLIGVLMVSVQALMQGGRGINFQHVLVSWLVFATMFGPSTRVSIEDAYTGQVRVVDNVPIGVAAAGSTISTVGFQITRLFETAFSTPAMTEYGFASSLQSLIKVRKQVMDRSGLGDANRVGGSDIEQSWFNYIKECTLIGIDIGQKNLDQVLSDPNPMTAIRFDSRIYGTRIMLSGSSSDLDCTDAYSQLKLMTESTFIPRLKQVLSASLGTSSATDTDDVIRNALNNLGLASVNTQEYMTASVLLPIYEQSVTGKYMDDQAFTAAVMVNQAIEQRNTQWAAEQTLFQSIVRPMMTFFEGFIYAITPLMAFVIALGQIGMRMAGKYLLILLWIQLWMPVMAIINLYIHLTVAGKMSALDAFAGTEVPSFAGMMQMDSVLQTWIATGGMLASSVPAISLMLVYGSAITATHLAGRLQNGDAIDEKMASPDVAKNAPVMQSQSMFQNSALTGSAMTGASNLLSSFSVGNAVGSMVGSAKESMTQATQAFSRQVGNTMSRTFGEKLSYDNLSSVGRQIGSSNSASSAVVNQVTDDLQTRYGFGDDKKDAVRGLVSGVLSGGLRVGGDGTITNTGDKEVADKGFLGRLLGTGGNDSPQGNLPGVDKPESSRVPKISRLRAGLDLGGNFSGQVESSEGSSRSTTANTLTGEMQSLASSDSRRAEYRDAMVKDLSDSRRSGVEMSLSNQDYQSLQSSAQDVVTASNRFSELDQASYSLSGQRNTDGATLTRLAADNPEVMDYLGRYMNQHVEAGNRLRENLPIYQRLLPDDNQAYVAAAMESLTYSNSSTPAERDNDYQAAMTVMAMATGADLRSIQPRSNEGLSSAAPTFGGTQSQVESGVLGGYEDAATVQTQFNSAQSAYQTNLSGVDGQLNAHQQQAKQAVASDTSTYQSGLNSEAGSQWRSRIMADDSGVSGAEMFFNSASAIGDFSGKHTDAALHTLNHFGEDYESYKEQALEDPGSRGFLHNATVASKSTWDGLKAAVDAGTSLENPLTAFNDAYSGSSSQYASEVNWGTKSEAMLAGAFGAAVNNRYGEFLEQYADDFKQEAYSEGQRMGLTPIQSQVFAQAFNEGLAGRVFNSEDSSSWSPEMLGLREQMLNEYRQKDESGAYIPDSVSEEDKAFVDKQIAVISNASLAGDYAQNNLIDIRAYNQASGRN from the coding sequence ATGTGGGAAATCTATTCCATCGGGGATTCGGCTTTTTTAGAGCAGGTCCTGAACGCTGTCGCGATGATCACTGGTACAGGCGATTTTACTTCAATGGTTCGGATTGGCTTGCTCATTGGGGTATTGATGGTCTCTGTTCAGGCCTTAATGCAAGGCGGTCGTGGGATTAACTTTCAACACGTTTTAGTCTCATGGCTAGTCTTTGCAACCATGTTTGGACCCAGTACCCGAGTGAGCATTGAGGATGCGTACACGGGACAAGTTCGAGTGGTTGATAATGTGCCCATCGGTGTTGCTGCCGCAGGCAGTACGATTTCGACTGTTGGCTTTCAAATCACGCGATTGTTTGAAACTGCGTTCTCAACTCCCGCCATGACGGAATACGGCTTTGCATCCAGTTTACAGTCACTGATTAAAGTGAGAAAACAGGTGATGGATCGCTCTGGGTTGGGTGATGCAAATCGTGTCGGTGGCTCAGATATCGAGCAATCGTGGTTTAACTATATCAAAGAATGCACCTTGATTGGCATCGACATCGGCCAAAAGAACCTAGATCAGGTGCTGAGTGATCCTAACCCGATGACTGCGATTAGGTTTGATTCGCGCATATATGGCACACGCATCATGCTCAGTGGTAGCAGTAGCGATCTGGACTGCACCGATGCCTATAGCCAACTGAAACTCATGACAGAATCAACCTTCATTCCAAGGCTTAAACAGGTTTTGTCAGCCTCATTGGGGACTTCGTCAGCAACGGATACTGATGACGTGATCCGAAATGCACTGAATAACCTTGGTTTGGCTTCAGTTAACACTCAAGAGTACATGACCGCGTCGGTGCTTTTGCCTATTTATGAGCAAAGCGTGACAGGCAAGTATATGGATGATCAAGCTTTCACCGCAGCCGTCATGGTTAACCAAGCGATTGAGCAGCGCAATACGCAATGGGCGGCGGAGCAGACCCTGTTCCAAAGTATCGTTCGTCCGATGATGACGTTTTTTGAGGGGTTCATTTACGCCATCACCCCATTGATGGCCTTTGTGATTGCCCTTGGCCAAATCGGGATGCGAATGGCCGGGAAGTACTTGTTAATCCTGCTTTGGATTCAACTTTGGATGCCTGTCATGGCCATCATTAACCTATATATCCATTTAACTGTTGCTGGGAAAATGTCGGCTCTTGATGCCTTTGCAGGTACAGAAGTGCCATCTTTTGCTGGGATGATGCAGATGGATTCAGTGCTGCAAACCTGGATAGCTACTGGCGGCATGTTGGCGTCGAGTGTTCCGGCGATTTCGCTCATGCTCGTGTATGGCTCAGCAATAACCGCTACCCACTTGGCTGGACGTCTTCAAAACGGTGATGCCATTGATGAAAAGATGGCAAGTCCAGATGTCGCGAAAAATGCCCCGGTGATGCAATCACAGTCAATGTTCCAAAATTCAGCCCTCACTGGTTCTGCTATGACCGGCGCGTCAAACCTACTTAGCAGTTTCTCTGTCGGAAATGCGGTGGGTTCAATGGTCGGCTCTGCAAAAGAATCCATGACTCAGGCAACTCAAGCCTTTAGCCGTCAAGTTGGCAATACCATGAGCCGAACTTTTGGTGAAAAGCTAAGTTACGACAACCTTTCTTCGGTTGGACGTCAGATTGGTTCTTCTAATTCCGCATCTAGCGCCGTTGTTAATCAGGTCACTGATGACCTGCAAACACGGTATGGTTTCGGAGACGATAAAAAAGACGCTGTACGTGGCTTGGTATCGGGCGTGTTATCGGGAGGCCTTAGGGTCGGTGGAGATGGAACCATTACAAATACCGGTGATAAAGAAGTAGCAGATAAAGGGTTCTTGGGAAGATTACTTGGTACAGGGGGGAATGACTCTCCACAAGGTAACCTACCAGGAGTGGATAAGCCTGAATCATCAAGAGTGCCAAAAATATCACGGTTACGAGCAGGCTTGGATTTAGGTGGTAACTTTAGTGGCCAAGTTGAGTCGTCAGAGGGCAGTTCTCGGTCAACGACCGCAAATACGCTCACTGGGGAGATGCAAAGCTTGGCATCAAGTGATTCACGACGTGCTGAGTATCGCGATGCAATGGTTAAGGACCTTTCAGATTCAAGACGTTCTGGCGTTGAGATGTCGTTGTCTAACCAAGACTATCAGTCACTTCAGAGTTCAGCACAAGACGTTGTCACGGCATCAAACCGCTTTAGTGAGCTTGATCAGGCCAGCTACAGTCTATCAGGACAAAGAAATACTGATGGTGCGACGTTAACCCGATTAGCGGCGGATAATCCTGAAGTCATGGATTATTTAGGTCGCTATATGAACCAGCATGTTGAAGCCGGTAACCGATTACGTGAAAACCTTCCAATTTATCAGCGCTTGCTACCTGATGATAATCAGGCGTATGTGGCCGCAGCTATGGAGTCTTTAACCTATAGCAACTCCTCAACGCCCGCTGAACGAGACAATGATTATCAAGCAGCAATGACTGTTATGGCCATGGCTACTGGAGCCGATTTACGATCAATTCAACCGCGCTCAAATGAAGGCTTGTCATCAGCTGCACCTACTTTTGGTGGCACTCAAAGCCAAGTGGAATCGGGGGTATTGGGCGGCTACGAGGATGCTGCTACTGTTCAAACGCAGTTCAATTCGGCTCAATCTGCTTACCAAACCAATCTGTCTGGTGTAGATGGACAGCTGAATGCGCATCAGCAACAAGCCAAGCAGGCCGTAGCTTCTGACACAAGCACCTATCAATCTGGACTAAACAGTGAAGCTGGCTCTCAGTGGCGATCTCGCATTATGGCTGATGATAGTGGAGTTTCTGGTGCTGAAATGTTCTTCAACAGCGCCAGTGCTATTGGTGATTTCAGTGGCAAGCATACTGATGCAGCACTGCATACCTTGAATCACTTTGGCGAAGACTATGAGAGTTACAAAGAACAAGCGCTTGAAGATCCTGGCTCACGAGGTTTCTTGCACAATGCAACGGTGGCCAGCAAATCAACATGGGATGGGTTAAAAGCAGCCGTTGATGCAGGAACCTCTTTAGAAAATCCTTTGACGGCGTTTAATGATGCATACAGTGGATCGAGTTCGCAGTATGCCTCCGAAGTTAACTGGGGCACTAAGTCTGAAGCCATGTTGGCTGGGGCATTCGGTGCGGCAGTTAACAATCGATATGGTGAGTTCTTAGAACAGTACGCCGATGATTTTAAACAGGAGGCATACAGCGAAGGGCAGAGAATGGGATTGACCCCGATTCAAAGTCAAGTGTTCGCTCAAGCTTTCAATGAAGGTTTGGCGGGGCGCGTTTTCAACTCTGAAGACTCATCGAGTTGGTCGCCTGAAATGCTTGGCCTAAGGGAACAAATGCTAAATGAGTATCGTCAAAAGGATGAGAGTGGCGCTTACATCCCCGACAGTGTGTCCGAAGAAGATAAAGCATTTGTGGATAAGCAGATAGCTGTGATCTCAAATGCATCGCTTGC